The bacterium region AACACTGTTCCGACAACGATCGCGATTGTAGTTTTTCGCACGACAGAGTTCTATCACTGAGTGCCTCAGCTTTCAAGATTTGAATTACTTTACCTCAAACTTTCAACCGCCAAGGCGCCAAGGCCGCCAAGATTAAAAGTAGTTTCCCTTTACTTGGCGCTCTTGGCGTTTGAATTAGCGCGATGCAACAAGGGCTCGCGCCAGCAATCCCAGACTGATGGTTCGCAACAGTATTCCCACTAAACCGCTACGTCCGGCTCCGTAAAAAGCGATTGCGCTTGCCGTAGCTCCCAACATTCGTGCGGAAGGAGACCAGCCGTTTTGCGTGGTCTCTTCGATTCGCTGCAACGACCCTTCCGTTACGCGTTTTGCGCCTGCTGATAATTCCCTGGAATATTTTTGTAGGTGAGGCTTCAGCTCACGTGAATAATCATTCCAGGCACCGCTTGCTTCGTTCCAAAGCTCATTTGCTTTTTTCTTCAAAAGTTTTCTGCGTTTAGGACCTCTTTTTTCATCGAGCAATAGCGCTGCGCACAAGCCGCCTGCAACCACTCCTGTCAGTACCAATGCGTATTTCATAACTTGACTCCTTACATCAATATTGTATTTATGGAGTCCACAATGCTACAAGTGAGCATCAATAATCACTTGCTTCAGTTACCACCGGTTTAATGTCGATCACCGGAGTTTCATCGATCGCTTCGATGGGACCAATTAGCAGACGACTTGAATTGATTTCAAGAACCTTCACGCGATGCAGCCCTAAGGGGTTAGGACGATCGGGTGATCGTGTCGAAAATACTCCAGTAAGCGGACGTGTTGCGTCCCCTCTGGGGTGAACTTTTAGCACATCCCTTTGAGCGCGATGCAACCAGGTGATGACAATGATTTCGTCACCGGCCTGCATTCGTTCCAGGCCATCCATATAGATTGCATCCAACTCCAGATAAGCATTGGGCGCACCCTCCGTGTAAAACATTGGAGCATCCTTTGTGTTTTTGATTTCGGATCGAATTACTCCAATAGACTCAATGGAGAATGTTTTCATAAATTGCCTCCAATCATCAGCCGGCAGGCCTCTAACTTGCGCTCGAAAAAATTCGTTTCAGACTGGCTTCGCGCGAGCTCCATGGCTTTTTCAAAATGCTTTGCTGCCTCCTCCGGATGTCGTGCAAGAAGTTGAAATTCCCCTTGGGCCGCAGGATAAAACGGATAGTCCCTAAGCCTGGCAGCATCGGGAATTTTCGCTAATTCCGCTAAACCTTCTTCGGGTCCCATCGCTTTGCCCAGGGCTACAGCCCTGTTCAATGCTACGATGGGTGAAGGTTTTATCCGGTAAAGAGTGTCGTAAAGTTCCAAGATTTTTGCCCAGTCGGTTTTCTCATAGGTTGAAGCCGCGCAATGTAAAGAGGCGATACCCGCTTCAATATGATACTCGCTCAATTCGTCTCCCACCGAGGCTTTTTCCAGGAAATAGAATCCTTTTCCAATCAGGTCCCGGTCCCATTTGGAGCGGTCTTGCATTTCCAACATGATCAGATTGCCGTCGTCATCCATGCGGCCGTGAAGACGGGCCGCGTGGAAACAAAGAAGAGCTAGCAGCGCATGGGTCCTGGGTTTTCTTCCTTCCGGATGCTCACTTAAAAGTAGCGCCAATCGCATGGCTTCGAAACAAAGATCATCACGCACCGTCTGATCAGATTGGCTGCCATGGTAACCTTCATTGAAAAGCAGGTAGATGGCCTGGTAGACCGCCTCCAAACGCTTCGGTATTTCAGAAATGTTGGTGATTTCCACAAAAGTTCCCGAATGACGGAGCAGTTTGCGCGCCCGGCCCAATCGTTTTTCGATGGAATCTTCACTTGCCAGGAGCGAGTGAGCGATTTCAGAAACGCTGAAACCGCAAAGCGTTTTAAGGATGAGCGTTACCTGGACTTCGATTGAAAGCTCCGGATGGCAGCAGGAAAACATCATGCGGAGCTGATCGTCCTGAATTTCTTTTTCAAAGGACGACATTTGCGCATGAAAATCTTCCTGCGGCATTAGAATGTGCGCGAGTTCCGGAGCAAAGTAGCGGAATTGATCGTCCCGTCTCAGGAGATCGATGGCCCGGTTGCGCGCGACACGCATCAGCCACGCCGAGGGATTTTCGGGAACGCCTTGAAGAGGCCATGTTTCCAGGGCACGGCAAAGCGTGTCCTGCACCACGTCCTCTGCCAGGTCGATGCGGCCCAACCCGAAAATTCTGGTTAAATATGAGACCATCTTTCCCGCTTCATGGCGAAAAAAATGATCCACTAATCCCGGTACGTCTTGCGTAAAAAACTCCCTACATGG contains the following coding sequences:
- the tsaA gene encoding tRNA (N6-threonylcarbamoyladenosine(37)-N6)-methyltransferase TrmO, which encodes MKTFSIESIGVIRSEIKNTKDAPMFYTEGAPNAYLELDAIYMDGLERMQAGDEIIVITWLHRAQRDVLKVHPRGDATRPLTGVFSTRSPDRPNPLGLHRVKVLEINSSRLLIGPIEAIDETPVIDIKPVVTEASDY
- a CDS encoding sigma-70 family RNA polymerase sigma factor, encoding MVSYLTRIFGLGRIDLAEDVVQDTLCRALETWPLQGVPENPSAWLMRVARNRAIDLLRRDDQFRYFAPELAHILMPQEDFHAQMSSFEKEIQDDQLRMMFSCCHPELSIEVQVTLILKTLCGFSVSEIAHSLLASEDSIEKRLGRARKLLRHSGTFVEITNISEIPKRLEAVYQAIYLLFNEGYHGSQSDQTVRDDLCFEAMRLALLLSEHPEGRKPRTHALLALLCFHAARLHGRMDDDGNLIMLEMQDRSKWDRDLIGKGFYFLEKASVGDELSEYHIEAGIASLHCAASTYEKTDWAKILELYDTLYRIKPSPIVALNRAVALGKAMGPEEGLAELAKIPDAARLRDYPFYPAAQGEFQLLARHPEEAAKHFEKAMELARSQSETNFFERKLEACRLMIGGNL